In Acidimicrobiales bacterium, one DNA window encodes the following:
- a CDS encoding DUF393 domain-containing protein, whose protein sequence is MRARPVLLYDGDCAFCSTCARFIERRIPTSAEVLAWQLTDLGALGIEPETAEAAVQWVDVDGTVAAGSDAVARLLVDAGSFWRPFGLLISVPPGRWLAGPVYRLVARNRHRLPGGTAACALPSARRDASERTDRTDTRGASAIRP, encoded by the coding sequence GTGCGCGCCCGACCGGTCCTCCTCTACGACGGCGACTGCGCGTTCTGCTCCACCTGCGCCCGGTTCATCGAGCGCCGGATCCCCACGTCGGCCGAGGTGCTCGCCTGGCAGCTGACCGATCTCGGGGCGCTCGGCATCGAGCCCGAGACGGCCGAGGCGGCGGTGCAGTGGGTCGACGTCGACGGCACCGTTGCCGCCGGATCTGACGCCGTCGCCCGGCTGCTCGTCGACGCAGGGTCGTTCTGGCGGCCGTTCGGCCTGCTCATCTCGGTGCCGCCGGGCCGGTGGCTGGCGGGTCCGGTGTACCGCCTCGTGGCCCGGAATCGCCATCGACTCCCTGGTGGGACGGCTGCGTGCGCTCTCCCGTCGGCCCGTCGCGACGCCTCGGAACGCACGGACCGTACGGATACGCGCGGAGCGTCAGCCATTCGGCCATGA